A window of the Streptomyces sp. NBC_01351 genome harbors these coding sequences:
- a CDS encoding proline racemase family protein, with translation MRTRHIYHAVDSHTEGMPTRVITGGVGVIPGATMAEKRLHFIEHMDHVRTLLMYEPRGHSAMSGAILQPPTRPDADFGVLYIEVSGLLPMCGHGTIGVATVLVETGMVPAVEPVTTVRLDTPAGLVSVDVRVEDGAATAVTFTNVPCFSVGLDLKTEVPGFGTVTYDLAYGGNFYAFVELDALGLPFDRARKEDLIAAGLSIMDAINAGDDRPVHPENPSIAGVKHVYLAAPGSDARRSRHAMAIHPGWFDRSPCGTGTSARMAQLHARGLLDLDTDFVNESFIGTEFTGRLVGETTVGGLPALVPTVTGRAWITGTAQYFLDPTDPFPGGFLL, from the coding sequence ATGCGCACCCGCCACATCTACCACGCCGTGGACTCGCACACCGAGGGAATGCCGACCCGGGTGATCACCGGGGGAGTCGGGGTGATCCCCGGCGCCACCATGGCCGAGAAGCGGCTCCACTTCATCGAGCACATGGACCACGTCCGGACCCTGCTCATGTACGAGCCGCGCGGGCACTCCGCGATGAGCGGCGCCATCCTGCAGCCCCCCACCCGCCCGGACGCCGACTTCGGCGTCCTCTACATCGAGGTGTCGGGCCTGCTCCCCATGTGCGGGCACGGCACCATCGGGGTCGCCACCGTCCTGGTCGAGACGGGCATGGTGCCGGCCGTCGAGCCGGTCACCACCGTCCGGCTCGACACCCCGGCCGGGCTGGTGAGCGTGGACGTCCGCGTCGAGGACGGGGCGGCCACCGCCGTCACCTTCACCAACGTGCCCTGCTTCAGCGTCGGCCTCGACCTGAAGACCGAGGTCCCCGGCTTCGGCACGGTCACCTACGACCTGGCCTACGGAGGCAACTTCTACGCCTTCGTCGAACTCGACGCCCTCGGGCTCCCCTTCGACCGGGCCCGGAAGGAGGACCTGATCGCCGCCGGCCTCTCGATCATGGACGCGATCAACGCGGGCGACGACCGCCCCGTCCACCCCGAGAACCCCTCCATCGCCGGGGTCAAGCACGTCTACCTCGCAGCCCCCGGTTCCGACGCCCGCCGCTCCCGGCACGCCATGGCCATCCACCCCGGCTGGTTCGACCGCTCGCCCTGCGGTACGGGCACCAGCGCGCGCATGGCCCAGCTGCACGCCCGCGGCCTGCTCGACCTCGACACCGACTTCGTCAACGAGTCCTTCATCGGCACCGAGTTCACCGGCCGGCTCGTCGGCGAGACCACCGTCGGCGGACTCCCCGCCCTCGTCCCCACCGTCACCGGCCGGGCCTGGATCACCGGCACCGCCCAGTACTTCCTCGACCCGACCGACCCCTTCCCCGGAGGCTTCCTCTTGTGA
- a CDS encoding dihydrodipicolinate synthase family protein, producing MNHAHTPAPIPPRTRPWHGIMVATALPLREDLSVDYDAYAEHVAWLIANGCDGVVPNGSLGEYQTLTDEERARVVRTAVEAAGDGARVMPGVAAYGSAEARRWADQAAEAGAGSVLLLPPNAFRADEQTVRAHYAEVAGAGLPVVAYNNPIDTKVDLTPALLARLHADGSIVAVKEFSGDVRRAYEIAELAPGLDLLIGADDVLLELALAGAVGWIAGYPNALPQSCATLYRAAVAGDLTTALPLYKSLHSLLRWDSKTEFVQAIKLSMDLAGRPGGATRPPRFPLTGEIEAAVRAATEKALAEGLN from the coding sequence ATGAACCACGCGCACACCCCCGCGCCCATCCCGCCCCGCACCCGCCCCTGGCACGGCATCATGGTCGCCACCGCGCTTCCCCTGCGCGAGGACCTCAGTGTCGACTACGACGCCTACGCCGAACACGTGGCCTGGCTGATCGCCAACGGCTGCGACGGCGTGGTCCCCAACGGCTCCCTCGGCGAGTACCAGACCCTCACCGACGAGGAGCGGGCGCGCGTCGTCCGTACCGCCGTCGAGGCCGCCGGCGACGGCGCCCGCGTCATGCCCGGCGTCGCCGCCTACGGCAGTGCCGAAGCCCGGCGCTGGGCCGATCAGGCAGCCGAGGCCGGCGCGGGCTCGGTCCTCCTCCTGCCGCCCAACGCCTTCCGGGCCGACGAGCAGACCGTACGCGCCCACTACGCCGAGGTCGCCGGCGCCGGGCTGCCCGTCGTCGCGTACAACAACCCCATCGACACCAAGGTGGACCTGACCCCGGCCCTGCTCGCCCGGCTCCACGCCGACGGCTCCATTGTCGCCGTCAAGGAGTTCAGCGGCGACGTGCGCCGCGCCTACGAGATAGCCGAACTCGCCCCCGGTCTCGACCTGCTCATCGGCGCCGACGACGTCCTCCTCGAACTCGCCCTCGCCGGCGCGGTCGGCTGGATCGCCGGCTACCCCAACGCCCTCCCGCAGTCCTGCGCCACCCTCTACCGGGCCGCCGTCGCGGGAGACCTCACCACTGCCCTGCCGCTCTACAAGTCCCTGCACTCCCTGCTGCGCTGGGACTCCAAGACCGAGTTCGTCCAGGCCATCAAGCTCTCCATGGACCTGGCCGGCCGCCCCGGCGGCGCCACCCGCCCGCCGCGCTTCCCGCTCACCGGGGAGATCGAGGCCGCCGTCCGCGCCGCCACCGAGAAGGCCCTCGCCGAGGGCCTCAACTAA
- a CDS encoding SDR family NAD(P)-dependent oxidoreductase translates to MTTTALITGSSSGIGLDIARAFLADGANVVLNGRDADRLAKAAAGLGHPERTAWVAGSIADPATGEALVRTALERFGRIDVLVNNAGTFASKPFTEVTEAELDGFLTGNLKGTYLTTQAVVRALRAQGEGGSIVNIGTVLVDHGLAGFPASAPVASKAGVHGLTTSLAAELAADGIRVNLVSPGIIRTPLHEGSDVDSFGGLALLNRVGEASEIAEAVLYLAGAGFVTGHALRVDGGHVTGRTV, encoded by the coding sequence ATGACCACCACTGCTCTCATCACCGGATCCTCCAGCGGCATCGGTCTGGACATCGCCCGGGCCTTCCTGGCGGACGGCGCGAACGTCGTCCTGAACGGCCGGGACGCCGACCGCCTCGCCAAGGCCGCCGCCGGCCTCGGCCATCCGGAGCGGACCGCGTGGGTCGCGGGCAGCATCGCCGACCCCGCGACCGGCGAGGCGCTCGTCCGTACGGCGCTGGAGCGCTTCGGCCGCATCGACGTCCTGGTCAACAACGCGGGCACCTTCGCCTCCAAGCCCTTCACGGAGGTCACCGAGGCCGAACTCGACGGCTTCCTGACGGGCAACCTCAAGGGCACCTACCTCACCACCCAGGCCGTGGTGCGGGCGCTGCGCGCGCAGGGCGAGGGCGGCAGCATCGTCAACATCGGCACCGTCCTGGTGGACCACGGCCTGGCCGGCTTCCCGGCGAGCGCACCCGTGGCCAGCAAGGCGGGCGTTCACGGCCTCACCACGAGCCTGGCCGCCGAACTGGCGGCCGACGGCATCCGCGTCAACCTGGTCTCCCCCGGCATCATCCGCACCCCGCTGCACGAGGGCTCCGACGTGGACTCCTTCGGCGGACTCGCCCTGCTGAACCGGGTCGGCGAGGCCTCGGAGATCGCCGAGGCGGTCCTCTACCTCGCGGGCGCCGGCTTCGTGACGGGCCACGCCCTGCGCGTGGACGGCGGCCACGTCACCGGCCGCACGGTCTGA
- a CDS encoding collagenase: protein MFQHKTVRSTLLASAVTVTLLASAGQAVTQAADRGTTAVAGSATPGTFTGGAPAANPFDEVDHLANAKRDTPADALAPGGQELAGKVPGASTAAAAASERSEKSRKATAQSAPTALSVAAGVPCTLDGIKNLSPEQFADFLADPAVTADGCLRGLIWTWDARLTPVMSDAHVQAVSRRISSLAAAHDGRNSSHLEEMFTYLHAVAYHDYGRSEIDVTDAPTVDAMRRAIADFGNAARTFDVTASNARTLREALYAGSAPGLRQHQLGLITKVLTTMDPAHPATHLDAGWAGAALAGLSVNYLGVYPGNQDTAFHAAVAADPAYRAAFKAFANYTHLKGTNNAWVARDALSEYARFGQVAGLRDQVVADLGAMLEPVKAALGTEPWAKVVSWLNFYEACKPYGVCKEDIEKQIFPYTYTYDNGAIKVRTGLDRATVDQLYYASKQVKAQYHRVLGTEQPLAGDPNATLNIVLYGSRADYENYHPILTGYDTNNGGIYIENGATFYTYQRRVPQDSSLTLEELFRHEYVHYLNGRFAVPGFFGQGPWYEGDRTTAMDEGTAEFFDGATRDNGIAVRKSLVKSIINDTSGGGPRMSVEQLLNATYEGDGFRFYSYAGTFFEFLWTEKPSLLREMYTHLRNNDVAAYDAWRHRLGADTYLQRDYDRFLDAQIAKVDQLFVPNTAYTPNAQLRDSALSSVKSAFATATYNTPDCVENGEPGKRRFTCTGRITANLSNWRSDDQNFKDMSETVDYFILDRAGAASNNLADMNCSFGPLEIWTNKVAGTSSYNCEGPLRS, encoded by the coding sequence GTGTTCCAGCACAAAACCGTGCGTTCGACCCTTCTCGCCTCCGCCGTGACGGTCACCCTCCTCGCCTCCGCGGGCCAGGCCGTGACCCAGGCCGCCGACCGCGGAACCACCGCCGTCGCCGGCAGCGCGACGCCCGGCACCTTCACCGGCGGGGCCCCGGCCGCGAACCCGTTCGACGAGGTCGACCACCTCGCCAACGCGAAGCGCGACACCCCGGCGGACGCCCTCGCCCCCGGCGGGCAGGAGCTCGCCGGGAAGGTCCCCGGAGCCTCGACGGCCGCCGCGGCCGCCTCCGAGCGCAGCGAGAAGAGCCGCAAGGCGACCGCCCAGTCGGCCCCGACCGCGCTGAGCGTGGCCGCCGGCGTCCCCTGCACCCTCGACGGGATCAAGAACCTCTCCCCGGAGCAGTTCGCCGACTTCCTCGCCGACCCGGCGGTCACCGCCGACGGCTGCCTGCGCGGCCTCATCTGGACCTGGGACGCCCGCCTCACCCCGGTGATGTCGGACGCGCACGTGCAGGCCGTCTCCCGGCGGATATCCAGCCTGGCCGCCGCGCACGACGGCCGTAACTCCTCCCACCTGGAGGAGATGTTCACGTACCTGCACGCGGTCGCCTACCACGACTACGGGCGCTCCGAGATCGACGTCACCGACGCGCCGACCGTGGACGCCATGCGCCGCGCCATCGCCGACTTCGGCAATGCCGCCCGCACCTTCGACGTGACCGCCTCCAACGCCCGCACCCTGCGCGAGGCCCTCTACGCCGGCAGCGCGCCCGGCCTGCGCCAGCACCAGCTCGGCCTCATCACGAAGGTCCTGACCACCATGGACCCGGCCCACCCGGCCACCCACCTCGACGCCGGCTGGGCGGGCGCCGCCCTCGCGGGCCTCTCCGTGAACTACCTCGGCGTCTACCCGGGCAACCAGGACACCGCCTTCCACGCGGCCGTCGCCGCCGACCCCGCCTACCGCGCCGCCTTCAAGGCCTTCGCGAACTACACCCACCTCAAGGGCACGAACAACGCCTGGGTGGCGCGCGACGCCCTCAGCGAGTACGCCCGGTTCGGCCAGGTCGCGGGCCTGCGGGACCAGGTCGTCGCCGACCTCGGCGCGATGCTGGAGCCGGTGAAGGCCGCCCTCGGCACCGAGCCCTGGGCCAAGGTCGTCTCCTGGCTGAACTTCTACGAGGCGTGCAAGCCGTACGGGGTCTGCAAGGAGGACATCGAGAAGCAGATCTTCCCGTACACGTACACCTACGACAACGGAGCCATCAAGGTCCGCACCGGCCTCGACCGGGCCACCGTCGACCAGCTCTACTACGCGAGCAAGCAGGTCAAGGCGCAGTACCACCGCGTGCTGGGCACCGAGCAGCCGCTCGCGGGCGACCCCAACGCCACCCTGAACATCGTGCTGTACGGCTCCCGCGCCGACTACGAGAACTACCACCCGATCCTGACGGGCTACGACACCAACAACGGCGGCATCTACATCGAGAACGGCGCCACCTTCTACACCTACCAGCGCCGCGTCCCGCAGGACTCCTCGCTCACCCTCGAGGAGCTCTTCCGCCACGAGTACGTCCACTACCTCAACGGCCGCTTCGCCGTCCCCGGCTTCTTCGGCCAGGGCCCCTGGTACGAGGGCGACCGTACGACCGCCATGGACGAGGGCACGGCCGAGTTCTTCGACGGCGCCACCCGCGACAACGGCATCGCCGTCCGCAAGTCCCTGGTCAAGAGCATCATCAACGACACCTCCGGCGGCGGCCCGCGCATGTCCGTCGAGCAGCTGCTGAACGCCACCTACGAGGGCGACGGCTTCCGCTTCTACAGTTACGCCGGCACGTTCTTCGAGTTCCTGTGGACCGAGAAGCCCTCGCTGCTGCGGGAGATGTACACCCACCTCCGCAACAACGACGTGGCGGCGTACGACGCCTGGCGCCACCGCCTCGGCGCGGACACCTACCTCCAGCGCGACTACGACCGCTTCCTGGACGCGCAGATAGCCAAGGTCGACCAGCTCTTCGTACCGAACACCGCCTACACCCCCAACGCGCAGCTGCGCGACTCGGCGCTCTCCTCGGTGAAGTCGGCCTTCGCCACGGCCACCTACAACACCCCGGACTGCGTGGAGAACGGGGAGCCCGGGAAGCGCCGCTTCACCTGTACCGGGCGCATCACCGCGAACCTCTCGAACTGGCGCAGCGACGACCAGAACTTCAAGGACATGTCCGAGACGGTCGACTACTTCATCCTCGACCGTGCGGGGGCGGCCTCCAACAACCTCGCCGACATGAACTGCTCCTTCGGCCCGCTGGAGATCTGGACCAACAAGGTGGCGGGGACCTCCAGTTACAACTGTGAGGGTCCCCTCCGCAGCTGA
- a CDS encoding NAD(P)/FAD-dependent oxidoreductase, with product MPTSLSESPAPAGPADLAVVGAGPAGLAAAVTAADLGLRVTLLDAGELPGGQYYRHPAPALGAARPEALHHGWGHFARREAALRAHISAGRITYLPLHHVWTVVPGGDTWTLHAVAGPEESAATVHATAVLLATGAYERQLPFPGWTLPGVVGAGGAQAMLKAGLVLPGKRVVVAGSGPLLLAVAGSLSAAGATVPAVVEAGAYTAYAGHLPALLRNPGKLVEAVTHGGALARHHVRLLTRHAVTEAHGTDRVEAVTVARLDRDWRPLPGTARRIPCDALAVGHGLVPQLELATGLGCATRRSPDGTVALDLDAAGRTSVPGILSAGETGGIGGAQLALTEGEIAAHTAAGRPAPAALTRARARLRAFADAMAAAHRPGAGWTGWLPDDALVCRCEEVPAGRIREAAEELGARDARTVKLLTRAGMGWCQGRMCGPAVAALAGEDPAPDRRPFSCPVPLRHLAELPPTDG from the coding sequence ATGCCGACCTCGCTGTCTGAGTCCCCCGCGCCGGCGGGCCCGGCCGACCTCGCCGTCGTCGGCGCCGGCCCCGCCGGCCTCGCGGCCGCCGTCACCGCCGCCGACCTGGGCCTGCGCGTCACCCTCCTCGACGCGGGGGAGCTGCCCGGCGGCCAGTACTACCGCCACCCCGCGCCCGCCCTGGGTGCGGCCCGCCCCGAGGCCCTGCACCACGGCTGGGGCCACTTCGCGCGCCGCGAAGCCGCCCTGCGGGCCCACATCTCGGCGGGCCGGATCACGTACCTCCCGCTCCACCACGTATGGACGGTGGTCCCGGGCGGCGACACCTGGACCCTGCACGCCGTGGCCGGCCCCGAGGAATCGGCGGCCACCGTCCACGCCACCGCCGTCCTCCTCGCCACCGGCGCCTACGAGCGCCAACTCCCCTTCCCCGGCTGGACCCTCCCCGGGGTCGTCGGAGCCGGCGGGGCCCAGGCCATGCTCAAGGCCGGGCTCGTCCTCCCCGGCAAGCGGGTGGTCGTCGCCGGAAGCGGCCCGCTGCTGCTCGCCGTGGCCGGCTCGCTCTCCGCCGCCGGAGCCACCGTCCCCGCCGTGGTGGAGGCCGGCGCGTACACCGCGTACGCCGGCCACCTCCCCGCCCTGCTGCGCAACCCCGGCAAGCTCGTCGAGGCCGTCACGCACGGCGGAGCCCTCGCCCGGCACCACGTCCGGCTCCTCACCCGGCACGCGGTGACCGAGGCGCACGGCACCGACCGGGTCGAGGCCGTCACCGTGGCCCGGCTCGACCGGGACTGGCGTCCGCTGCCCGGCACCGCCCGCAGGATCCCCTGCGACGCCCTCGCCGTCGGCCACGGGCTCGTCCCCCAGCTGGAACTCGCCACCGGACTCGGCTGCGCCACCCGCCGCAGCCCCGACGGCACGGTCGCCCTCGACCTGGACGCCGCGGGCCGCACCTCCGTGCCCGGCATCCTCTCCGCAGGGGAGACCGGCGGCATCGGCGGCGCCCAACTGGCCCTCACCGAGGGCGAGATCGCCGCCCACACGGCCGCCGGCCGACCCGCCCCCGCCGCCCTCACCCGGGCCCGCGCGCGGCTCCGCGCATTCGCCGACGCGATGGCCGCCGCCCACCGCCCGGGTGCCGGCTGGACCGGGTGGCTCCCCGACGACGCCCTCGTGTGCCGCTGCGAGGAGGTCCCGGCAGGCCGGATCCGGGAGGCCGCCGAGGAGCTCGGCGCGCGGGACGCCCGTACGGTCAAACTCCTCACCCGGGCCGGCATGGGCTGGTGCCAGGGCCGGATGTGCGGGCCCGCCGTCGCCGCCCTAGCGGGGGAGGACCCTGCCCCCGACCGGCGCCCCTTCTCCTGCCCGGTCCCGCTGCGCCACCTCGCGGAACTTCCCCCCACCGACGGCTGA
- a CDS encoding tautomerase family protein, with protein sequence MPYVNVKITREGATAAQKAEIIAGITDLLVKVLNKDPSTTFVLIDEVPLEDWGIGGLPADEYRRRRGTPDRSPTA encoded by the coding sequence ATGCCGTACGTCAACGTCAAGATCACCCGAGAGGGCGCGACCGCCGCCCAGAAGGCCGAGATCATCGCCGGAATCACGGACCTCCTGGTCAAGGTCCTGAACAAGGACCCGTCCACCACGTTCGTCCTCATCGACGAGGTCCCCCTGGAGGACTGGGGCATCGGAGGCCTCCCGGCGGACGAATACCGCCGCCGCCGGGGCACACCGGACCGGTCCCCCACGGCATGA
- a CDS encoding NAD(P)/FAD-dependent oxidoreductase has protein sequence MLKRHSLDAVIIGAGVVGAACAYYAARAGLAVAVVDRGPVAGGTTGAGEGNLLVSDKEAGPELDLALLSTRLWHELAATLPREIEYESKGGLVVASTPAAVDALRSFAAGQHKAGVKTVEVAAHALHDLEPHLAPGLAGGFLYPQDAQVQPAQAAARLLAASGAEVHLGEEATDILLDATGAVRGIRTPRRELLAPAVINAAGTWGGRIASLAGVELPVLPRRGFVLVTEPLPRVVRHKVYAADYIADVASGSAALQSSAVVEGTPSGPVLIGATRERVGFDRTLSTEALRRLASQAAALFPVLSDTRILRTYHGFRPYLPDHLPAIGPDPRRPGLLHACGHEGAGIGLAPATGLLIAAALTGAEPALPLAPFRPERFG, from the coding sequence GTGCTCAAGAGACACTCCCTGGACGCCGTCATCATCGGCGCCGGCGTCGTCGGAGCGGCCTGCGCCTACTACGCGGCCCGCGCCGGACTCGCCGTGGCCGTCGTCGACCGCGGCCCCGTGGCGGGCGGTACGACCGGCGCCGGCGAGGGCAACCTGCTGGTCTCCGACAAGGAGGCCGGCCCCGAGCTCGACCTGGCCCTGCTCTCCACCCGCCTCTGGCACGAACTCGCCGCCACCCTCCCCCGGGAGATCGAGTACGAGTCCAAGGGCGGCCTGGTGGTCGCCTCGACCCCCGCCGCGGTGGACGCCCTGCGGAGCTTCGCGGCCGGGCAGCACAAGGCCGGCGTCAAGACGGTCGAGGTGGCGGCGCACGCCCTCCACGACCTGGAACCCCACCTCGCCCCCGGCCTGGCGGGCGGATTCCTCTACCCCCAGGACGCCCAGGTCCAGCCCGCCCAGGCGGCGGCCCGCCTGCTGGCCGCCTCGGGCGCGGAGGTCCACCTGGGCGAGGAGGCCACCGACATCCTCCTGGACGCGACCGGCGCGGTACGGGGCATCCGCACCCCGCGCCGCGAACTCCTCGCCCCCGCCGTGATCAACGCGGCCGGGACCTGGGGCGGCCGCATCGCCTCCCTCGCCGGGGTCGAGCTCCCCGTCCTCCCGCGCCGCGGGTTCGTCCTGGTCACCGAACCGCTGCCCCGCGTGGTCCGGCACAAGGTCTACGCCGCCGACTACATCGCGGACGTGGCCAGCGGCTCCGCCGCGCTCCAGTCCTCGGCGGTGGTGGAGGGCACCCCGTCGGGCCCCGTCCTGATCGGCGCCACCCGCGAACGCGTCGGCTTCGACCGCACCCTCTCCACCGAAGCCCTGCGCCGCCTCGCCTCCCAGGCGGCAGCCCTCTTCCCCGTCCTCTCCGACACCCGGATCCTGCGCACCTACCACGGCTTCCGCCCCTACCTCCCCGACCACCTCCCGGCGATCGGCCCCGACCCCCGCCGACCCGGGCTCCTGCACGCCTGCGGCCACGAGGGCGCGGGCATCGGACTGGCCCCCGCGACGGGCCTCCTCATCGCGGCGGCCCTGACGGGAGCCGAACCCGCGCTCCCCCTCGCCCCCTTCCGCCCGGAGCGCTTCGGGTGA
- a CDS encoding (2Fe-2S)-binding protein produces the protein MMRTPRSLVGGTPSAAYTIGFDGRELPAQAGQSIAAVLWSAGILAWRTTRDTGAPRGAFCGIGSCYDCLVTVNGRPNQRACLVPAREGDSVTTQEGTGHADLAV, from the coding sequence CTGATGCGCACCCCCCGCTCCCTGGTCGGCGGCACCCCTTCGGCCGCCTACACCATCGGCTTCGACGGCCGCGAACTGCCCGCGCAGGCAGGCCAGTCCATCGCCGCCGTCCTCTGGTCGGCCGGCATCCTCGCCTGGCGGACCACCCGTGACACCGGCGCCCCGCGCGGCGCCTTCTGCGGGATCGGCAGCTGCTACGACTGCCTCGTCACCGTCAACGGCCGCCCGAACCAGCGCGCCTGCCTGGTCCCCGCCCGCGAGGGCGACTCCGTCACCACCCAGGAGGGAACCGGCCATGCCGACCTCGCTGTCTGA
- a CDS encoding aminopeptidase P family protein, with amino-acid sequence MTDTPSRLNTGSHDLPVSAELSRFMADNWAPTPLPGSTRVPSYAVTPARRARLSALFPGERLIVPAGELKVRTNDCDHRFRPHSAYAWLTGLTGEDQVGHVLVMEPSGPHGHEAVLYLRPRSPRADGNEEFYRDRRYGEFWVGRRPDLAEAERLTGMRCAHLDALGSPAGRDASRDSGLATALSELRLVKDAWEVEQLQLAVDHTTAGFEDVVRALPRALVHPRGERWIEGVFGLRARAEGNGTGYDTIAASGAHACVLHWIRNDGRLNGDELLLLDAGVETDTLYTADITRTLPLSGRFSPVQRQVYELVLAAQDAGMAALRPGASFRDFHRAGMRVIAEGLADWGVLKDAEGDLHRRYTLCSSGHMLGLDVHDCAKARSEAYLDGVLEEGQVLTVEPGLYLQPDDETLPAELRGIGVRIEDDLVITSDGARLMSGALPRTVAGIEEWMGRLLDS; translated from the coding sequence GTGACCGACACCCCCTCCCGCCTCAACACGGGCAGCCACGACCTGCCCGTATCAGCCGAGTTGTCCCGATTCATGGCGGACAACTGGGCCCCGACCCCGCTGCCCGGCTCCACGCGCGTCCCCTCGTACGCCGTCACGCCCGCCCGCCGGGCCCGGCTCTCGGCGCTCTTCCCGGGCGAGCGGCTGATCGTCCCGGCCGGTGAGCTGAAGGTCCGCACCAACGACTGCGACCACCGCTTCCGCCCGCACAGCGCGTACGCCTGGCTGACCGGCCTGACGGGCGAGGACCAGGTCGGCCACGTCCTGGTCATGGAGCCCTCGGGCCCGCACGGGCACGAGGCGGTCCTGTACCTGCGGCCGCGCTCGCCGCGGGCGGACGGGAACGAGGAGTTCTACCGGGACCGCCGCTACGGGGAGTTCTGGGTGGGCCGCCGCCCCGACCTGGCCGAAGCCGAGCGCCTCACCGGCATGCGCTGCGCCCACCTGGACGCCCTGGGCTCGCCGGCGGGCCGCGACGCGTCCCGCGACTCCGGACTCGCCACCGCCCTGTCGGAGCTGCGCCTGGTGAAGGACGCGTGGGAGGTGGAGCAGCTCCAACTGGCGGTGGACCACACGACCGCCGGGTTCGAGGACGTCGTACGGGCCCTGCCGCGCGCCCTCGTCCACCCGCGCGGGGAGCGCTGGATCGAGGGGGTCTTCGGCCTGCGCGCACGGGCCGAGGGCAACGGCACGGGGTACGACACGATCGCGGCGTCGGGCGCCCACGCGTGCGTCCTGCACTGGATCCGCAACGACGGCCGGCTGAACGGGGACGAACTGCTCCTCCTGGACGCGGGCGTCGAGACCGACACCCTCTATACCGCGGACATCACCCGCACCCTTCCCCTCTCCGGACGCTTCTCCCCCGTCCAGCGCCAGGTCTACGAGCTGGTCCTGGCCGCCCAGGACGCGGGCATGGCGGCGCTGCGCCCCGGGGCGAGCTTCCGCGACTTCCACCGGGCCGGGATGCGGGTGATCGCGGAGGGCCTCGCGGACTGGGGCGTGCTCAAGGACGCGGAGGGCGACCTGCACCGCCGCTACACGCTCTGCAGCAGCGGCCACATGCTCGGCCTGGACGTCCACGACTGCGCGAAGGCCCGGTCGGAGGCCTACCTGGACGGCGTCCTGGAGGAGGGCCAGGTCCTCACGGTGGAGCCCGGCCTGTACCTCCAGCCGGACGACGAGACCCTCCCGGCGGAACTGCGCGGCATCGGCGTCCGCATCGAGGACGACCTGGTCATCACCTCGGACGGCGCCCGCCTGATGTCGGGGGCGCTGCCGCGCACGGTCGCCGGCATCGAGGAGTGGATGGGCCGTCTACTGGACTCCTAA
- a CDS encoding LysR family transcriptional regulator — MDVDLRDLELLNATAEAGSLTAAAERLYVSQPALSQRLTRLEARLGMLLFDREGRRLVPNAAGRRLLVAARHVLGELESATRDLREIRDGRDRRVRFTAQCSTTFPWLPPVLRAFREREPGIDVRIETVADDAPVPALLADLVDVALVTKPDVQMERVSLTRLFDDEMVAVVPAGHAWASRKHLTARDFDGADLVLYDFYDQKRIPSLPLPIPVGARPGRITTMPVVTDLVVEMVAGGQGVTVLPNWVAAPYAASHGLALVQIGAKPLTRTWFCATRTGELPPHLEVFVEELVGCLEAPRAR; from the coding sequence ATGGACGTGGATCTGCGTGACCTGGAGCTGCTCAACGCCACCGCCGAAGCCGGCTCGCTGACCGCCGCCGCCGAGCGGCTCTACGTCAGCCAGCCCGCCCTCAGTCAGCGGCTGACCCGGCTCGAAGCCCGGCTCGGCATGCTCCTGTTCGACCGGGAGGGCCGCCGGCTGGTGCCGAACGCCGCGGGCAGGCGGCTGTTGGTCGCCGCCCGCCATGTGCTCGGCGAACTGGAGTCGGCCACCCGCGACCTGCGAGAGATCCGCGACGGGCGCGACCGGCGGGTCCGCTTCACCGCGCAGTGCAGCACCACCTTCCCCTGGCTTCCGCCGGTGCTGCGCGCCTTCCGCGAGCGCGAGCCGGGCATCGACGTGCGCATCGAGACCGTCGCCGACGACGCTCCGGTCCCGGCACTCCTCGCCGACCTGGTCGACGTCGCGCTCGTCACCAAACCGGACGTGCAGATGGAACGGGTGTCCCTGACCCGGCTGTTCGACGACGAGATGGTGGCCGTGGTCCCGGCGGGGCATGCGTGGGCCAGCCGCAAGCACCTGACCGCCCGGGATTTCGACGGTGCCGATCTGGTGCTGTACGACTTCTACGACCAGAAGCGCATCCCGTCGCTGCCGCTGCCGATCCCCGTCGGGGCCCGGCCCGGCCGGATCACCACGATGCCCGTGGTGACCGACCTGGTCGTCGAGATGGTGGCGGGCGGCCAGGGAGTGACGGTACTGCCCAACTGGGTGGCCGCCCCGTACGCGGCCTCGCACGGACTGGCGCTGGTGCAGATCGGTGCGAAGCCGCTGACCCGGACCTGGTTCTGCGCGACGAGAACGGGTGAACTCCCGCCCCATCTGGAGGTGTTCGTCGAGGAGCTCGTGGGGTGTCTCGAAGCTCCCCGCGCCCGTTAG